The Pogona vitticeps strain Pit_001003342236 chromosome 6, PviZW2.1, whole genome shotgun sequence genome contains a region encoding:
- the TMUB2 gene encoding transmembrane and ubiquitin-like domain-containing protein 2 — MEPPEATMIEGVGDEVTVVAGVVVLSMALVLAWLSTYVADGSSHLLGTIVATGDSSVIHLSPIERYVGNSVSEQSEPQGATESTEEKADEGPASDPSPAAEQGASSSGADTALDRLLDIQGVPQRTFSIDPVSQENQSVSQTVPAVEECEPNSGFIKVRLKFLNDTEEVATVKPEDTIGILKSKYFPGQENQMKFIYRGQLLQDQARTLRSLNILDNCVIHCHLSQTTPSAVPDTMAPPSEAGGFVLNMGNLMIPVFMVMLAVIWYFRINYRQLFTAPATISLVGVTVFFSFLIFGMYGR; from the exons ATGGAGCCCCCTGAAGCAACCATGATTGAAGGTGTGGGAGATGAGGTAACAGTGGTGGCTGGCGTTGTGGTCCTTAGTATGGCCCTGGTTCTGGCATGGCTTTCCACATATGTTGCAGATGGCAGCAGTCATCTTCTGGGAACTATAGTGGCCACTGGAGATTCATCAGTGATCCACTTGAGCCCCATTGAACGATATGTAGGGAATTCAGTGTCTGAACAGTCAGAGCCCCAGGGTGCTACAGAAAGCACTGAAGAAAAGGCAGATGAAGGTCCTGCTTCTGACCCAAGCCCTGCAGCCGAACAAGGTGCAAGCAGCAGTGGTGCAGATACTGCTTTAGACCGTCTATTGGACATCCAGGGTGTGCCCCAGAGGACCTTTTCTATCGATCCTGTTTCTCAAGAGAACCAGAGTGTTTCACAAACAGTACCTGCTGTGGAGGAGTGTGAGCCAAACTCAGGCTTTATCAAGGTGCGCCTCAAATTCCTCAATGACACAGAAGAGGTGGCCACTGTGAAGCCAGAAGACACCATTGGCATCCTCAAAAG caagtactTCCCAGGCCAGGAGAATCAGATGAAGTTTATCTACCGAGGCCAACTTCTCCAAGACCAGGCACGGACTCTTCGTTCTCTCAATATCCTGGATAATTGTGTCATCCATTGCCACCTCTCTCAGACCACTCCTTCTGCCGTGCCTGACACAATGGCTCCACCCTCAGAAGCAGGGGGGTTCGTTCTGAACATGGGCAACCTGATGATTCCCGTTTTTATGGTGATGCTGGCAGTCATCTGGTATTTCCGCATCAACTACCGACAGTTATTTACAGCTCCTGCCACTATTTCTTTAGTTGGGGTGACTGTATTTTTTAGTTTCCTTATTTTTGGAATGTACGGACGATGA